In a single window of the uncultured Dysgonomonas sp. genome:
- a CDS encoding RHS repeat-associated core domain-containing protein — translation MKLQVIHETDMNLQAATVMATAPFSTQATDTKTTDYVGNKVYENGTLKRILIDGGYIEGTTYHFYLTDHLGNNRVVAKADGTVIQKNHYYPFGMAFAENTTAEQGVQPYKYNGKELDQMHGLNMYDYSARFYEPGIGRFSAVDPLAEKYPWISPYVYCNNNPIKYIDPDGLDWVMRGVGGNAYYYYDKDVKSWDDIKNKYGDGKIAGNVMLIKEGQQVKISGKDGNSMVYTFSNENKSFTDASGNALGEMDIMSGKGFAVIGTGDKNVDGATLHNNLFGTSTTGGNNPRTNDKTEEYFGYLPFQTNQDNYSLKHDIGYNAKGANGAASAFTNIEVLPDDYKLAGRNALNALNPSISERERWRSIGTAAAFGAISVVKTIASPVLSPFVYKKKGTK, via the coding sequence GTGAAACTACAGGTTATCCATGAAACGGATATGAACCTTCAGGCGGCTACCGTTATGGCAACAGCCCCTTTCAGTACGCAGGCAACCGATACCAAGACTACCGACTATGTGGGTAACAAGGTTTATGAAAACGGCACATTAAAGCGCATACTGATAGACGGCGGCTATATCGAAGGCACTACTTATCATTTCTACCTGACGGACCATCTGGGCAATAATCGGGTAGTAGCCAAGGCGGACGGCACAGTAATACAGAAGAACCATTATTATCCCTTCGGGATGGCTTTTGCAGAGAATACAACGGCAGAACAGGGGGTACAGCCTTACAAGTATAATGGTAAAGAGCTGGATCAGATGCATGGGCTGAATATGTATGATTATAGTGCGAGGTTTTATGAGCCGGGTATAGGGAGGTTTAGTGCAGTGGATCCTCTGGCGGAGAAGTATCCGTGGATATCTCCATACGTTTACTGTAACAATAACCCTATAAAATATATTGACCCGGATGGTTTAGATTGGGTAATGAGAGGTGTTGGAGGAAATGCTTATTATTACTATGATAAGGATGTTAAATCCTGGGATGATATAAAAAATAAATACGGTGATGGTAAAATAGCGGGAAATGTAATGCTTATAAAAGAGGGACAACAAGTAAAAATCTCAGGTAAAGACGGTAATTCTATGGTTTACACGTTTAGTAATGAGAATAAGAGTTTCACCGATGCAAGCGGCAATGCTTTAGGAGAGATGGATATAATGTCAGGCAAGGGGTTTGCTGTAATAGGAACAGGGGATAAAAATGTAGATGGCGCCACATTACATAATAATTTATTTGGAACTTCTACTACAGGAGGGAATAATCCACGAACCAATGATAAAACTGAAGAATATTTTGGGTATTTACCTTTTCAAACCAATCAAGATAATTATTCTCTCAAACATGACATTGGATATAATGCGAAAGGAGCTAATGGTGCAGCAAGTGCCTTTACAAATATAGAGGTATTACCTGATGACTATAAATTAGCAGGGAGAAATGCACTCAATGCGCTCAATCCTTCTATAAGTGAAAGAGAGAGATGGAGGTCTATTGGAACTGCTGCTGCTTTTGGTGCAATCTCGGTAGTTAAAACTATAGCAAGCCCTGTTTTAAGTCCATTCGTTTATAAAAAGAAAGGAACAAAATGA
- a CDS encoding RHS repeat-associated core domain-containing protein, with protein MYTATGVKLQVIHETDMNLQAATVMATAPFSTQATDTKTTDYVGNKVYENGTLKRTLIDGGYIEGTTYHFFLTDHLGNNRVVANANGTVIQKNHYYPFGMAFAENTTAEQGVQPYKYNGKELDQMHGLNMYDYSARFYEPGIGRFSTVDPHAENYYNISPYAYVANNPMAFIDPNGMDSIYYQSNYEPTPGRKNIMTSLNTSYSLVARVGKGGQDVYSVTFSDVVVTPQGGIYTNGGVLTNYHGIVIGEKGLEIVSPEFDALMIGRGIANAVGKKVASEIVGTTTNKTLKTTELNPTHYITKSKNEMQKLVNSVNEKGVLHPIQYVESNGVNYIVDGHHRYFAAIRTGKIDIPVNKVSLPYGSYKNTRDLVPEGKMLGFWKYMKPK; from the coding sequence ATGTATACAGCCACAGGAGTGAAGCTACAGGTTATCCATGAGACGGATATGAACCTTCAGGCGGCTACCGTTATGGCTACAGCCCCTTTCAGTACGCAGGCAACCGATACCAAGACTACCGACTATGTGGGTAATAAGGTCTATGAGAACGGCACACTCAAGCGCACCTTGATAGATGGAGGATATATTGAAGGTACAACTTACCATTTCTTCCTGACCGACCACTTAGGTAATAACCGTGTAGTAGCAAATGCCAATGGTACAGTAATACAGAAGAACCATTATTATCCCTTCGGGATGGCTTTTGCAGAGAATACAACGGCAGAACAGGGGGTACAGCCTTACAAGTATAACGGTAAGGAGTTGGATCAGATGCATGGGTTGAATATGTATGATTATAGTGCTAGGTTTTATGAGCCGGGTATAGGGAGGTTTAGTACGGTGGATCCGCATGCGGAGAACTATTACAATATATCACCTTATGCATATGTCGCTAATAATCCAATGGCATTTATTGATCCGAATGGTATGGATAGCATCTATTATCAAAGCAACTACGAACCAACTCCGGGGAGAAAAAATATAATGACATCACTTAATACCAGTTATAGTTTGGTGGCAAGAGTCGGTAAAGGAGGACAGGACGTTTATAGTGTAACCTTTTCTGATGTCGTAGTTACACCTCAAGGAGGAATCTACACAAATGGAGGTGTTCTTACTAATTATCATGGAATCGTAATTGGTGAGAAAGGACTAGAAATCGTTAGCCCTGAGTTTGATGCTTTGATGATAGGCAGGGGGATTGCGAATGCAGTTGGGAAAAAAGTGGCCTCAGAAATTGTAGGAACGACTACGAATAAAACATTAAAAACTACAGAACTCAATCCCACCCATTATATAACAAAATCAAAAAATGAGATGCAAAAATTAGTTAACAGTGTTAATGAGAAAGGAGTATTACATCCAATACAATATGTAGAAAGTAATGGAGTAAATTATATAGTAGATGGGCATCATCGATACTTTGCCGCCATAAGGACTGGAAAAATAGATATTCCTGTAAATAAAGTTTCCTTGCCGTATGGTTCTTACAAAAACACAAGAGATCTCGTTCCTGAAGGAAAAATGCTTGGTTTTTGGAAATATATGAAACCTAAATAA